Proteins encoded within one genomic window of Companilactobacillus zhachilii:
- a CDS encoding ABC transporter ATP-binding protein, which translates to MTEIVKVQGLQKRFGKFRALRDINFTVDSGEVVGFIGPNGAGKSTTIRTILGIIKRDAGNVTVFGKDVWKDSYQIHQKISYVPGDIALWGNLTGGEIIDLFMKLHGNGSHRKCDYLIKRFELDPKKKAKNYSKGNRQKVGLIAALSVNSDLYIFDEPTSGLDPLMEAVFQEEVAKIKAEGKAILLSSHILSEVERLADKVVIIRQGTVVESGTLDQLRHLTRSTINMVTETNATDMQFVNGVHDFIQKGNRVTFSADNENINDILTEATKFGVKKFESVPPTLEDLFMRHYEG; encoded by the coding sequence ATGACGGAAATTGTTAAGGTTCAAGGATTACAAAAAAGATTTGGTAAATTCCGCGCCTTACGCGATATCAATTTTACGGTTGATTCTGGTGAAGTCGTTGGATTTATTGGACCTAACGGTGCTGGAAAATCGACGACTATTCGGACTATTCTAGGGATAATCAAACGTGATGCAGGGAATGTCACTGTTTTTGGTAAGGATGTTTGGAAAGATAGTTACCAAATTCATCAAAAGATTTCTTATGTACCAGGAGATATCGCTTTATGGGGGAATCTAACTGGTGGTGAAATCATTGATTTGTTCATGAAATTACATGGTAATGGTAGCCACAGAAAGTGCGATTACTTGATTAAACGTTTTGAATTAGATCCTAAAAAGAAGGCTAAGAACTATTCAAAAGGAAATCGTCAAAAAGTCGGTTTGATTGCGGCACTGTCAGTTAATTCTGACTTGTACATTTTTGATGAACCAACTTCAGGTTTGGATCCTTTGATGGAAGCTGTTTTTCAGGAAGAAGTGGCAAAAATCAAGGCTGAAGGTAAGGCAATCCTACTATCCTCACATATTCTCAGTGAGGTTGAACGTCTAGCTGATAAGGTGGTAATTATTCGTCAGGGAACAGTGGTTGAATCAGGTACGCTGGATCAATTACGTCATCTAACTCGTTCAACAATCAATATGGTGACCGAAACAAATGCGACCGATATGCAATTTGTAAATGGGGTCCACGATTTTATTCAAAAGGGTAATCGGGTCACATTTTCAGCCGATAATGAAAATATTAACGATATCTTAACTGAGGCAACAAAATTTGGCGTCAAGAAGTTTGAATCAGTTCCACCAACATTGGAAGACTTATTCATGCGTCACTATGAAGGTTAG
- a CDS encoding TetR/AcrR family transcriptional regulator, producing MDGFEKRTLEKKRQVIDATFDLLNTPKGAESITMDEIAKQANVGKTTIFKYFDNKDNLYKAVYKDFLNNLAAGAYKITEQNLPFEDTMIALSQNKINALEKVDKQFYNDMMKFYTEKKDDGLTLLMKTYQENSISLMLDIFHRGRKEGKIDLKYSDEFLMLYFQAMVEGISSPDIYKRILPYTSEWTEVLVRGLAPKPKKGL from the coding sequence ATGGACGGATTTGAAAAAAGAACTTTAGAAAAAAAACGGCAAGTCATAGACGCAACTTTTGATCTATTAAACACTCCTAAGGGTGCCGAAAGTATTACTATGGACGAAATTGCCAAACAAGCAAACGTTGGTAAAACTACGATTTTTAAATATTTTGATAATAAAGATAACCTCTACAAGGCAGTCTATAAAGACTTCCTGAACAATTTAGCAGCTGGGGCGTATAAAATCACCGAGCAAAATTTACCATTTGAAGATACGATGATTGCCTTGAGCCAAAACAAAATTAATGCTTTGGAAAAAGTTGATAAGCAATTTTATAACGATATGATGAAGTTCTATACAGAGAAAAAAGATGACGGCTTAACATTGTTAATGAAAACTTATCAAGAGAATAGTATTTCGTTGATGCTAGATATATTCCATCGCGGTCGTAAGGAAGGCAAGATAGATTTAAAATATTCCGATGAATTTTTGATGTTGTATTTCCAAGCAATGGTCGAAGGTATATCCAGCCCTGATATCTATAAACGAATCTTGCCATACACCAGTGAATGGACCGAAGTTCTAGTAAGAGGACTAGCTCCCAAACCAAAAAAGGGCCTGTGA